From the Vulpes vulpes isolate BD-2025 chromosome 15, VulVul3, whole genome shotgun sequence genome, the window cacaaacccCACTTCTCAGCCTCTTAAATTCTCTAGTTCTAAAAATGGCTTTTTGACTTGTcttgaaagtttaaaaaggaaaaagtgtgcAATACATTTGTATTTGCCCTTCTGAATTAAGAAACactattaaatgagaaaaaaggcTTAGGATAGTATTAATCTACTTAGATTATGTACATGACCTTTGGGTATTCATGAGAACCAGTTTAACTGTCCCTCACTTTATGAGCAACTCTGTTTTCTAAGTCACCCAGGAAATGTATCTAaccatttacaaaaacaaaacttcgAACATGCACTTTACAAATCATGGTCTTATTTACCTGCATATTCTTCCATAAGACAggtacacattaaaaaatattgctcagaaacataaaaatatatattatctctttCCTTTACCATTTAggcatataaatattttacagaagaTGATGCATCATTcaacaaacaaatgcaaaaactgCTTTATATAAAGTGTGGTTCTCTGCTATttagcaatataaaatataaatgattacaATATAATTAGCTAGAAAAGAGCTAAATTCAAGAGATTTGCAAACCAATACAGCAGTGAACAGTCCCTTATACAAAAGTCCATTAAGGAAGAGTCAAGTCAATTTTGTAACAGGTTACATAAAGATCAGGGCCAATAAATGcattataaatgcaaaaaagaGCACTGCTTCATCAGCACATTCTTCAGTCTTGTTTGGACTAGACGCCAAACTTACTGTTCACTTTTCGGTTCATCTTGTTTTCCATTAAGCTCTTGATCAACTCTgtttaatgaaaaagaatatagataATAAGACACCAGGAACTAGACAATTTTCTGATAATTGTGACTACTTTTAGCATAGAATATTATTCTGTTAAAAACAAAGCTTTGCAAAGAAGCAGACATAGTAAAAAGGTTACCAAACATTTCCCCAACcaggaaagataatttttaaagacaagaGGACACTGGCAAGAAATGTGACCCTTGGTTTGCCTAAaggctataaaatattttacatacaaataCCCAAATTAACTTTATTAAAAGTTCAAATTACAACAGGTAATTAAAATCTTGCACTGCAGCATGGGTGGGGCATAGATCTAAGTGATGAGAGTGGCAGGAAAAACAACTCcctcaaaaatgattttcttaactgaaatattaaaatgccaCTAATGCCACCAATTGatcaatgtttttaaattcagtgataaaaatgttatttatagaaCCATAGTTATTCTCCAAAATTTACTGGTATACTTAGAATATAAATGCCTTTCACTTATGTTGATAGTAAGAAGCCATCAAATTTAATAATTGGAAATATCTAGAAGTGGTTAAAAATCAGACTGGATTAGTAGTGGGTTGTATAGAGATCACATCAAAATTTAGGCAAGTGGGGATTAGAAGAATTATGTTAATTACAACACAATTACaaacaacattttaaagataatgtaCAACAGTCTATTACTACTATATTTGTACTTGTTTGAATTACTGATAGAGGGGAGTTTAAAACAATTTGGTATAATATACGAAGATACTTTTCATACTTGTTTTCATTACTATGATCACCACCACCCATTACTAGGATCACCTGAACATTTAGTAAATGAGGCCTAAAAGTCTTGGTCTGTGGTAAAGCCAGATTAATAacatctaaaaacattttttatgctGGTACCAGAAGTTTGAAAGGTATATAGTCTTGATAAGACATGCAATGTACATCTAGTCTTTTCGACAtctgaaataaatttatgaaCTAATTTCacagttgctttatttttaaactactatatttaaacaaacattttaacaatTGCGATCTCTCTGGCTACACTTGCGCTAAGCTGTTTGAAAGAAATATCTACAACATTTAGAACTACTATACTTTCACGCTCAGTTTTGAAGCCTCCTTATTAAGTACTCATCATAGAGATTTCACCTTAAGTACACTCCTCCACATATAGCctctgttaaatttttaaaaatgtgttcctttatttttaaaacttgactgTTACCATTTTCAAGCTgacaaggatttatttttttaagacaaaaaaaactGTGCAAAAATTAAGAAGTACCTGAAACATATACATAATGATTCTATTAAGgttaaacaaaagtaaaaaaaaaaaaaaaaagaaaagaaaaaataaagatataacaGTATTGGTAGGTATCgagcaatatatttaaataaaaagtattgttCCACTGTTTTCTGATACCTAAATTCCAGGTAATTAAATACTAAGAACTTCGTAAAAAAGGCACAAATACAGCAGATTTTATCAACAAAGGCAATTCATTTTGAAATCCATGAAGCAGCTGGCTTCAATATACAATTACAGACTGTATTTTTGATTTCAGTTATCTCTTTGGCAAGTATACACTAGtacctagaaaggaaaaaaaattaacagtatcTAAAATTACTGTCCACATCTCTATGTTAAAGTGTTTGTTACACTAAGTGTCATAAAAAATGTAAAGCTATGATTCCCTCACATGGTCAGCTGAATTCTTGCTCATCAACAGAGTCAAAATGTGTTCAAATAATGTTTCAGTTCCTTATAATTACTTCCTTAGAATAGCTAGTGTTAATAACTACATAACAAATCTTTCACCTTAACTCTTAAGAGAGGCTGTTTCAAAGCTGTTTTGCTAATttgtcattattaaaaaaaaaaaatccattaacaaGTCAACTCCAAATCCTATAGTTctaaattactttataaaatggTAACTATTTTATACCTTGCCTTTCATCTTCTAAGCCGAGATATTAATAGCTAATAGTTTGTTATGCTCAAAGCAGTATTCAAAATCAAAGATGGAAAGCAGAGTGTTTAACTATTTAATGGTATGTTgaattttaggtattttatcATATGTAGAATTTGACTGGTTAGCAGGCCATTTAAGCACATAGGGAAATCAATGTTGGTTAGCCAAAGAATATGTGCATTGCAAATATAATCATAAACCCCAGGGAAATAcaccaattctttaaaaaagtacatatGTATTTATCAAAAGCACTAGatagacatttaaacaatacGGTGAAACAGATACAGCCTTAGAGGGAATTGGGTTTCCAAATAACATTCTTAGCAAAATTGCTCTGGTTTTGTCATCAGCATATATAACATGAAGGAGTGAGGAGGGGTTATGGCCTTTAATTCCTAATTGGCATTAAAATGGTGTTAGAACAGGGTGAATCCAAGCCATATTCAGCATCAGGAACTTTGGATTCACTCTGTATTTGGATTCTGGGGtatgtttatatttacaaatgCTATTATCTTTGTCTACAAGCTAACCAACCAATAAGGAAGAGTTAGTCTGTGCAATGCAAATGGACTAGTCTAGATGCAACCCAGTCAAGGTGTGCATataccttttttgtttcttttttaacttttcttcttcATACCTTGGTAGGGAAGAGTTATTTCAGTAAATATACATGTtataaagatgaacaaaatttgaaaaaaaaaaagcaccaacaATAAGCTCATAGAAGTCTGCaggcaaaaccaaaaatatttagcACACTATGTAGAAAGTGAAAACTGACCAAAGAAATCTGGCTTTGACACATTAAACAGACTAAACCTTAGATTAGTAGACCAAAAAACTTTTTCTACATCATAGCAGTGTGATACCGAAGGATTTATGTTAATAGCCTTCTACCAAATTCCAATGGAATGAACCAAAGTTAGGCtgatataaataatactgtatttcTTCAGTAATGGGATTATTCAATGCTAGGATGGGTTTATTCAAATTTGGAGAGCAGCATGTTTAAGTTTGGAGAATGTTCTTTACTAATGACCAACCAGGAAATCACCTTAGACtgtaaatagtctttaaaaataaaaattaatcacaACCAGAAATAATCCTTCCTGCTTCTTCAGTTGATACACTGAAGAAAATGGTGACTTATGGGGAAGGTGCTAGAAAAcacttctttcccttttccttagtttataaaaacaagagcagttacaaaatatttatcatgtaggaagtgaaaaagaatgaatattgaaaaatatttacctcttgcacatcaaaatataaagatccaatacaattaaagaaataaaacaaaacatactgTTTTATGCATTCTGGTATGCCAACATATTCCATGGGGACAAGTTCCGCTAGTTCTGCCAAATTAAAGACGTATCTAATTTTTTGGCTGAATTTTGAgctatggaagaaaataaaaataattacctcAATATTCTGATCAACAAAAGTGACAAGAAATTCATATAAggactttgtgtttttgtttatggttttcttttttaaaatgctctcaGAAAATTACCTAATAAAGGGTCTTGTAACAGCTAGAAGTGTTCTGATAAACCATGAGGGATGTACAATGATTAGTGATTTTAGGTTTTTCCGTAACCtggagttaaaagaaaaaagaaaaagaaataaaaatttaaaagctctaTAAAGTCTAATGCTAGAAGAAAAGGTAAGGCATTACTAAGTATGCGCAACTTTACACAAAACCCCCTCATCCTTAAGTTCATTTAGATGTGATATGCCTAAAGACGAGAAAATACACTTTTCAATTCTGACGGTCTCTCCTACTGCTACGAGATGAACTTTATTTCATCTGGTTAAATTTTTGTCCACGGTACAGCCTGTTGTTAAATGTCTCCTAGATACATTCACTTGTTTTTAGGATTCTGTCAATACTGAATACAGAAGTAAGCTGTTTTCATTCTTCTGGACAAGAGCGGAACTGGTATTGATTTCTTCAATCACCACAAAAAGCACTGTGCAGGCAGAAAGCTGGGAGTCCAGATCACCACAGGAAcaggaaatgtaaatcagatcTAACACATTCTTAGGGGGtctaaaattctgaataaaaattaaaggattaCCCTGGATGGTTAAAAAGACCAAATAACACTGCTGTTTTATCATGCATACTCCACAAATAAAGTGGTCATtacgtgttttgttttgttttgttttattttaaatcgTAAGAACTAGCCCATGCCATGTCTAGGTATTTAGAGAAAACTACTAATGAGTCAGAGTTCATTAAATAAGTTCAAATTAGCTATAATCAAATCAAACCAATTGGAGATTCAAAGTTCCTTCCATCAGTAAGGATGACTAATTCCCAGGAGAATATACTCCCCTGGAGCTCATTCCAAAGTAAGATTAAAGCtaagcatcttaaaaaccataaaatatggctcccggtgcatggagcctgcttctccctctgcctgtgtctctgcctctctctctatctcatctctctgtgactatcataaataaataaaaattaaaaaaaaaaaaaaaaaaaaaccataaaatatgcTAAGCACTATGAGTTAGGCAAAACAGAATGTATTAAAACAGGAAATGTTTTCCAcccttttccaaaatgtaaattaTAGGAAAACGTGGTataaataggagaaataaagaactaTTCTATAGGTTTgttttaaggaattattattatttttttaaaaagactttatttatttattcatgagagatacagaaagagaagcagagacacaggcagagggagaagcaagctccatgcaggaagcctgatgtgggactcgatcctgggaatcccggatcaggccctgagctgagccacccaggcatcccaggaattaTTCTTTATAAAACAGATCAAAACTAATTTCCCTCACGATATTCTAAAATACTGAattgaaaaaacagaaatgtgttaTGAAATTAACAAATACAATTATGGTGTCTTTAAGTGgcaactggaaataaaatttaataaagctattataaaaattattcagaCTAGTTCTCAATGTGTATTTATAATACCTTCTATCAATTTGCTGATAGCACTTCCTCAGCCATCCCAGGCTGGGCATTTTTCTTCGAGTTGTAGCACCGTTTAAATAAACTATCATGTAGTTTTCTGCTACTAACAGCTCCAAAGTGCCAATAACATACCTGTAGAAACAAATAAGTTTAATCCTTAAATATTGCTttgcaaaaccaaacaaaattatccaaattatataatgcccttccttcccctttaatGACAGCAAAGCCAACTAAAACTTCAGAACTGCCTTAGTTAGTACtatgattatatataaaagagagtaattttttttagaaatacatatttaaaagtttatagaTGGAAACGACATGATTTCTGGGACTTGCTTCAAAGTTACAATGGGAAGAACATGCACTTCTGAGAATGAAGTATAAACTGATTAATTATGGAAGATGattcatacacaaaaattcaatATACTTCTCTTTACCtttatttatgtttgaaattttcctcagtaagatttttaaaaacaccactAACTTAAGAAATAGAATGACTCCGTGGGAATAGAACTAAATCAGTTCAGTTACATTTGGCTTTTTGGGAGTAAATACAGTTTAGCCATATGATTTGGCgataaaagtaatttctttacACTTAATGTGTCCTCAAATGTAACATAAAGAAAttggaacagggatccctgggtggcgcagcagtttagtgcctgcctttggcccagggcaggatcctggagacccgggatcgaatcccacgtcgggctcccggtgcatggagcctgcttctccctctgcctgtgtctctgcctctctctctctctctgtgtgactatcataaataaataaaaactaaaaaaaaaaaaaaaaaagttggaaaagataaactaaaatattCCTTCCAGTTTTAAACTGACAATTTTTCTGTTGAGTTGGAAAATAGTTTCATAATGCCAAAGAATAAGGACTTAAAGAAGCAGAATGGGGATAATTATAATCTTTTCCCAGTTAAATTCACTTCCTTAAATTGGAGATTAATTAACCAGAATTCTGTCCAAATTTTTTTGTGAAGATATACTTACTTAAAGAGATTGTCCATCAGGTATCTATAGTTAGGTTGACCACTTTCAGGCATAAAACAGACAGCAAACACAACAATGGCATTTAATCCATCCCCATAATATcctgaaaaggaaatttaaaatcaccagcatgattttactttttcagaGGAAATCTGTACAGTTGATAGACTATAGTGGTTCATGATCCACAAATTTTTTTGATCAAAAaagcatggtttcttttttaaccttatatagttttataaagaTCTTTAACCCCTGAAGAGGAAACAGTGGGCATAAAAACCAGAAAGCCCCTTAAAGTGGCACAATCAGAAAGGCAGCCTTATTTTTAGCAAATAGACAAATGAAGTGATGTAATCCAGGCAAGCCTAATACAAAAAGGTCTGCAATAAAAGAATCTTATGCAAGTAATGGTTTAAGtgggtggtttttatttttatttttaaaaaagattttatttatttattcatgagagacacagagagaagcagagacacaggcagaaggagaagaagcaggctccatgaagggagcctgatgcaggactcgaccccagatcccaggatcacgccctaagccaaaagcagctgctcaactgctgagccacccaggagtcccaaagtgggtgctttttaaaaaatagttttacacTCAACAATGTCTACCATTTTGTAGATTACTTGTAAAGTATTAAAAACTAAGATCATATCTCTATTTAACTGAAGAAAAAGtgttaaaatgtgtatgtttATTATAATCTCTAGATAATAAGCTGTATCCAGTAACAGAttgttttaactttcatttctattgtttataaacgTGCACTGAAAAGGTTTAAACATTTCAAGAACATTAGCATCTTCAATACCTTTCTCAACTTCTTAGTCAGAAAACACTGTGATAATTCAATAGGATAAAATGGTCCTAATTATTTCCCACTAATCCAAACAAAGCACTATTTCTGAAAGACACTAGGTTTAAACCATGAGGCAGCCCTTACAACTTGCTTCTTAAGAACTAGCTGAATTAATGCAAATCGGTGGACTTCCTGATCCAGATTATCCTGTTTTCTTCATCTGAATAGGATTAAATTAGGCGGAATAATGTAACTGCAAATATTCAAGTGATTTGCTTTTAGATGAATAAAGACTACAGAAATACAGAGGAGAATGCATGGATAAAAAGGGGAGAAAGTCCCAGTTTTGAAAGGGGAGACGTCTAGAGATAGGGCGAAAGATAGTTTTCACTATATACTCTTTTGAATATACTGTGTTATTGtactaatgatttttaaatttggttttatcCTTTTACTTCAAATCTGTCGTTtctaaaatgaatgataaaaatttaaaaaaataaaatgaatgataaatgtttattacatatttttcttaactcAAGGGAGAGTTTCTTTATGCATTTACATTTCTGATACAGCACTAAAAAGTAAGGACAATTTTGATAGCTCTTACCTCCATGGCTGATAACTTTTTTATAGGGTTCAATTGCCTTCATATCAACCCTGTGGTCCTGTTCTCCAATTCTGAACATACGCCAGCGTCgtccatcttctttttcctctgctgCTGTGTATTCAGTAATTGAGCCTTTCCTAATAATTTCAGTAGTTTTGGGTTTTGGAAGATCatctgtcaaaataaaaagtttttgaatCACAaatttttatacaataaaaatcaaattaacatgTTAACCACTTTACTATCTAATTAGATTGTTCAGAGAATTTTTCATTATACCTTCTTTggaattttaagtatttcttctaTAATAGAGAAAAAGGCTTGTTATTGATATGAGgccattttacatttttggaaatCGTGGTTAACTTTTTTTGTATTGCCTAATTCAGAAAGTACCTAATCACAGTGCAATGTTTATTCATGAGCTCAAAAAAGATAATTCATAAGCCATTAAAATCTTAGTACATCAGTCTTATAATGCCATTCCAGATTCTATTTACAACATTGTTCTTGGTAGTTACTACTACAGGTTATTTAAAGCAATCGAGAGCTAATTGTTTGTTACTAAGTATGTAAATTATTCCCCAAACACTATAATATCAGATAGAAAGTGGTTAACCAGTTGGTGATTATTTATCATTGATCAGTTTTATTGAGCAGAAATTTATTGAGAATACTCTGAAGTGTACATGcaaaagtctattttaaattgACATTAGCCAAAGCAGAAGCACCAATGATTAGGTGTAATTTATATTTCAAGATTGCATTTTAGTGgattttaaatgaagtaatgatttttgaaattttagtatTATAGTCCTTACCAAAAGATGGGGAAAGGGGGAACCTACGGCATGTTAGTTGTTTTGTTTCCAAGATAAAGCTGTTAACGGAAAATATCCTTCCAGGAAATGACTACAGCAGcattaaagaaagaagagacaaaacaCATAGGCAGAAAACTAtttcagtatctttttaaaatattgcttattACTGGAGTGCTTACTGAACCAGTAgaacagggaagaaaaaaggaacaaagatacAGCATACCAAGGATCTTACTCTTTACTGCAGATAAGACACATAGTGCTAAAcactgttttgaaataaaaatcattttaaagatggaatATACAAACAACTATACAAAGACACTGTACCCAGCAATTATCTAACTAAAGAAAGCATCAAAGCAAAACACATGCCAATTCTTTTGAATTCAAACTAACTGATGAGAAGGAATGTAAAGTCTGGGGACCAAGAGGATACATGAATCATGCTGGCTGCTTACATGGTACAGCACTACCAGGTAaacctagtttaaaaaaatcacccttCAGAGCTCTCTCTGTAAACCCTTAACTACTTTTTAGCATATTCCCTATAGTACATGTCTCTTCGAAGCTTTTTTCTTAGCTGACTGATGGAATAAAAGAACATGCCATAGTTACTAGGAATATTTTAGAAACAACATGAAAAAAGTAACTTTACAACACTGggcaattaggaaagaaaataaagccactTGTGTCATCtactaaaaatagttttgaaagtCATGAGAATATTGAGTGCTAGCAGAATTTCCTATCTTAGTAACAATGATATAGTAGGAACTTTAAAATGAGTAACTTCATGTTTCAACACAATCCCTTAACCATTGATTTTAGCTTCATGatcaacttttaaattttcaattatcCTAATAGGAGACCACTATtcaaaaaaacacatatatatacagacacaaacatttattaatgcAGGTCagataaaaacaatgaaacattTACCTTCCCACTCAAATTCATTACTGTTCTCCGATGGTGTGTCTAAGCCATCTAAGTCAATCTCCCCACTTTCATCCAAATCATCTGACAGCACAGAGCCATCGCTAGGATCCAGGGTCAGGCTAATGTCTGGAGCCATGAGtttctttctgactttatttCCATTAACTTCTAGAGAGTAtggaatgggttaaaaaaaaaaaaaagtgaacaataGATTAGAAGAAATGTTTACATGCTCAACTtgagtaagaggaaaaaaaacgtttttaagtatttattttttagggtggctcagttggttaagcctctgctcATGACCTCACAGTCCTGGAagcaagccccatgtcaggctctctgctcagtgaagaatctgcttctgcttctccctctccccctggcttgtgctctttctctttctcacgccgtctctctctcaaataaataaatatctttaaaaaatgtttatatattttttagaaagagtaaGAGTGTAAGCATgtgagtggggaaaggggcagaagaagaggaagaattataggcaggctccatgcccagtgcagaacccAGCACAAGGTTCGATCTCAcaatcttgggatcatgacctgagctgatatcaagagttagaagcttaactgactgagccacccaggctccccaaataAGGGAAAAATTCTAACCATTTCATTCTTAAGAAAAGTAACATTAAGCAAACACAATCCCAAAGTATTAATTTACAAACCTTGGATTTTGATCATTATTGCTTCTATATCATGGCAAGACGACATATCCCAGCAAGGATATATCTTTTTAAGTAACAGAGGCAGACATTATAGTGAGTTTTTACTGCTAAAAATGATCTCCTCTCAAccttttattatagaaatttccAAAACCTAAGGGTATGCTTTTGGAAAGTTAAATTtccaaagcattaaaaaatgctttcttaaaaCATTCAACTTCTCCTTTGGCTCTGTATAATAGaacaaaaagtattcttttttttttccttgacaaatTAATGTGTTCAAAAATAGCACAAAGTCTACCATTTCATTGAAACCAAAGTGCCAAGTTCTTACCAGGCTGGCTCTCTGGTCCAGTTACAGCTAAAATATCTGCTTCCATACCATCATCCTCTGGTAAAGGTCTAGAAGATACAGACATAATTTTTAattcacaaattaaaatttttttttgaagttcaaagagctattaaaaatatcttagagAACCAATTATGTGGAACACTGAATAAAATAGTTTCTAAAGCTTCGGtaatttacaaatttacaaatgactttttttttttaattaatttttattggtgttcaatttaccaacatacagaaaaacacccagtgctcatcccgtcaacaaatgacttttaaagaaaaaattttcaaactatCAGAGatgatttacatatttacataagtAGCACATAAAAGTAGATATAAATTCCTTATGTAACTGCTGTTAAATACAACTACAAGAcaaatctaaaaattataaacaacCTAAAAAGCATATAACTCAAATGCACGAGTTTAATGTGATATATAATACAATGTGTGGTAAACTGTCCCTCACATGGGAGTATGGTAATGATGGCTACAATTCTTTTGAGCTCAGCATTTCTATATTACTACTATTATCACCATGTGCTATGCAATGACTTAGTACTCCCACCAGCTGTCCATATTCTGTTAATGGACCTTCACCTTCTTATGCACTGGGATGGTCTTCTGACCAAGATGGTATGGAAGCACCATTTAAATATAAGGTCTGCCTTTGCCCTTTTTCTCTTAACCCAGCTGGCGCCAATACAATTGTAAATACAAATGCAAACCAAAGTAGTTGGCCAGATGAtctaaaaaatcctttttatttaataagtttttCCTTAAAATGGAAGCACAAAATTAAACAATCCTTACATCCAAAGACTCCCTTCTTCCAGGAACCCCTCAGACTCCAGCTTAAGAAATACCATATTTAAGCATTTTTTGTAACAGTCAACATTCTGAAATTTAaatgttgaaacaaaaataaaagattatgaaACATCACATACATATTTAGTGAAAGATAAGGTATAGGATAATTCCTCTAACTGTtggaattttcattttctagcaTCAAATGAACACCTTTTGATACTGGGTTTCTGTAAGAAGTTTAATACTCATTTAATTAAATAAGTGGTATCTCAATAAAGacattttgaagttttgttttaaatttgtcttcTTTTGAAAGTACTGCTCACATTGGAAAATCTTCATCTTGCCATTCTTCTTTAAGTTCCACACCTTCCATCCTCAGCTTAGATTCAATATCAACTACAAACTCTTGATAATCCAGAGAGCCAATGttctgtgaaaagagaaaaatttataacAATGTATTTACCATGTTACTTTTTATCTGCTGAAAAAGTACAACAAAGTTATACCTTAGTTCACACTTCCACCCTGGTTATGAAATCAATTTATTGAGCTGCaactaccattaaaaaaaaaaagaaagaaagaaagaaaaagaatgaaactcagagtatatatatacatatatatatatatatatgtatatatatatatacacacactagtGAAGTAAGTACTATTTGTTGTAAGGGTATTACGCagtgaaaatatgttttcagttacatatatgcatgtgtgtcgTAGGttgtgatttaaattttattaaattttgtgaATTACGTAAAAActggcggggggtggtggtgagcagAAGTAAATATATTCTCTATTCTAGACCCATAATTAAATTTTCTGTCCTCTGGATAGAAGTTGATCCTAGAAACTGAACACTAATAAATCACATTTACATCCACGATTCAGTAAAGCCAAGTGGTATgtatcctgtattttttttaaactgaggtataattaacatttctaaattgaagtataattaacatgtgTGCTGTTTTCTATACTTCCATCTGTGTAGCTTCAACACCATAATTCCAGAGCCATGTAAGGAAGGCTACTCAGTAACTATCCAGTAAATGAATGCGACGTATCTATACTAAACTTTTCTCATGTAGTTCAGCATAAGTTTTCAGACACTGAACTTAGTGAATATTTCTACTCATGCAACTATATGTGCTAACCTAGGCCATTCAGTTTTAGTTTTAGTCTGTCCAAGGAAGGGTGTGGCTGCCTACATCCTCACTTTACAAAGTGAAGAATGCAGGGATTGGTTTGGGTTGATGGAATAAGAACTAGAGGTTTAAGATTAAGAAGTCATA encodes:
- the BNIP2 gene encoding BCL2/adenovirus E1B 19 kDa protein-interacting protein 2 isoform X8, whose amino-acid sequence is MEGVELKEEWQDEDFPIPLPEDDGMEADILAVTGPESQPEVNGNKVRKKLMAPDISLTLDPSDGSVLSDDLDESGEIDLDGLDTPSENSNEFEWEDDLPKPKTTEIIRKGSITEYTAAEEKEDGRRWRMFRIGEQDHRVDMKAIEPYKKVISHGGYYGDGLNAIVVFAVCFMPESGQPNYRYLMDNLFKYVIGTLELLVAENYMIVYLNGATTRRKMPSLGWLRKCYQQIDRRLRKNLKSLIIVHPSWFIRTLLAVTRPFISSKFSQKIRYVFNLAELAELVPMEYVGIPECIKQVDQELNGKQDEPKSEQ
- the BNIP2 gene encoding BCL2/adenovirus E1B 19 kDa protein-interacting protein 2 isoform X14 — translated: MAPDISLTLDPSDGSVLSDDLDESGEIDLDGLDTPSENSNEFEWEDDLPKPKTTEIIRKGSITEYTAAEEKEDGRRWRMFRIGEQDHRVDMKAIEPYKKVISHGGYYGDGLNAIVVFAVCFMPESGQPNYRYLMDNLFKYVIGTLELLVAENYMIVYLNGATTRRKMPSLGWLRKCYQQIDRRLRKNLKSLIIVHPSWFIRTLLAVTRPFISSKFSQKIRYVFNLAELAELVPMEYVGIPECIKQYEEEKLKKKQKRVDQELNGKQDEPKSEQ
- the BNIP2 gene encoding BCL2/adenovirus E1B 19 kDa protein-interacting protein 2 isoform X13 — translated: MKIFQFNGNKVRKKLMAPDISLTLDPSDGSVLSDDLDESGEIDLDGLDTPSENSNEFEWEDDLPKPKTTEIIRKGSITEYTAAEEKEDGRRWRMFRIGEQDHRVDMKAIEPYKKVISHGGYYGDGLNAIVVFAVCFMPESGQPNYRYLMDNLFKYVIGTLELLVAENYMIVYLNGATTRRKMPSLGWLRKCYQQIDRRLRKNLKSLIIVHPSWFIRTLLAVTRPFISSKFSQKIRYVFNLAELAELVPMEYVGIPECIKQVDQELNGKQDEPKSEQ
- the BNIP2 gene encoding BCL2/adenovirus E1B 19 kDa protein-interacting protein 2 isoform X9 encodes the protein MEGVELKEEWQDEDFPIPLPEDDGMEADILAVTGPESQPVNGNKVRKKLMAPDISLTLDPSDGSVLSDDLDESGEIDLDGLDTPSENSNEFEWEDDLPKPKTTEIIRKGSITEYTAAEEKEDGRRWRMFRIGEQDHRVDMKAIEPYKKVISHGGYYGDGLNAIVVFAVCFMPESGQPNYRYLMDNLFKYVIGTLELLVAENYMIVYLNGATTRRKMPSLGWLRKCYQQIDRRLRKNLKSLIIVHPSWFIRTLLAVTRPFISSKFSQKIRYVFNLAELAELVPMEYVGIPECIKQVDQELNGKQDEPKSEQ
- the BNIP2 gene encoding BCL2/adenovirus E1B 19 kDa protein-interacting protein 2 isoform X5 — its product is MEGVELKEEWQDEDFPIPLPEDDGMEADILAVTGPESQPEVNGNKVRKKLMAPDISLTLDPSDGSVLSDDLDESGEIDLDGLDTPSENSNEFEWEDDLPKPKTTEIIRKGSITEYTAAEEKEDGRRWRMFRIGEQDHRVDMKAIEPYKKVISHGGYYGDGLNAIVVFAVCFMPESGQPNYRYLMDNLFKYVIGTLELLVAENYMIVYLNGATTRRKMPSLGWLRKCYQQIDRRLRKNLKSLIIVHPSWFIRTLLAVTRPFISSKFSQKIRYVFNLAELAELVPMEYVGIPECIKQYEEEKLKKKQKRVDQELNGKQDEPKSEQ
- the BNIP2 gene encoding BCL2/adenovirus E1B 19 kDa protein-interacting protein 2 isoform X15; this translates as MAPDISLTLDPSDGSVLSDDLDESGEIDLDGLDTPSENSNEFEWEDDLPKPKTTEIIRKGSITEYTAAEEKEDGRRWRMFRIGEQDHRVDMKAIEPYKKVISHGGYYGDGLNAIVVFAVCFMPESGQPNYRYLMDNLFKYVIGTLELLVAENYMIVYLNGATTRRKMPSLGWLRKCYQQIDRRLRKNLKSLIIVHPSWFIRTLLAVTRPFISSKFSQKIRYVFNLAELAELVPMEYVGIPECIKQVDQELNGKQDEPKSEQ